In Salmo salar chromosome ssa03, Ssal_v3.1, whole genome shotgun sequence, a single genomic region encodes these proteins:
- the LOC106598607 gene encoding doublesex- and mab-3-related transcription factor 1 isoform X1 — translation MSNVYKPQKSPRNPKCARCRNHGFIVQLKGHSGQCQFLKCNCWKCSLIAERTKIMAYQRHIKKTNKEESALNLTWSRPGDTAVNVTLSGREERAHLPDTSGVMFPGPGTRTETVIKMPPQRFEEANGRTYTEMEVPMAVTHDKSPKDGHGPWNNHDPQRGGDHGDGRYGPPWSGIQDVMSRSGPHFPSDYVIAEVGGQRDVYSGEMVAMQFPLKLYSRYPHGYAACPAILVNMPLPPPGNGPMGFPHFPPPGPIHYPPEAGPINGGRAPFFAPHPPGSDIHPGSYPGELVLSLHPPPQHSLPKDREHGTSGHPQSSQGSESSSLENASSSQNTV, via the exons ATGTCAAATGTTTACAAACCGCAAAAAAGTCCGCGAAACCCAAAGTGTGCCAGATGCAGAAATCATGGATTCATTGTTCAACTCAAGGGACATTCTGGCCAGTGTCAATTTCTTAAATGCAACTGTTGGAAATGTTCTCTGATTGCAGAGAGAACGAAAATAATGGCATATCAAAGACATATCAAGAAAACGAACAAAGAAGAATCAGCACTTAATTTGACTTGGTCAAGGCCCGGTGATACAGCGGTTAATGTCACTTTGAGCGGCCGGGAGGAAAGAGCTCATCTGCCGGACACATCTGGAGTGATGTTTCCTGGCCCCGGAACACGTACAGAGACAGTCATCAAAATGCCACCACAACGCTTTGAAGAGGCAAACGGTAGGACCTATACGGAGATGGAGGTCCCTATGGCAGTGACCCACGACAAGTCTCCCAAGGACGGCCATGGTCCATGGAATAACCATGATCCGCAGAGAGGAGGTGATCATGGAGATGGTCGTTACGGGCCACCTTGGAGTGGGATTCAGGATGTAATGAGTCGAA GCGGCCCACATTTCCCCAGCGACTATGTTATAGCGGAGGTTGGCGGTCAGAGAGACGTGTACTCTGGAGAAATGGTGGCCATGCAGTTCCCCTTGAAGTTGTACTCCCGCTACCCTCATGGCTACGCGGCTTGCCCAGCCATTCTGGTGAACATGCCGCTGCCACCACCAGGGAATGGCCCAATGGGTTTCCCTCACTTTCCACCACCTGGCCCGATCCACTACCCTCCTGAGGCAGGTCCTATAAAC GGTGGCAGAGCGCCATTCTTTGCCCCTCACCCCCCTGGCAGTGACATTCATCCTGGAAGCTACCCGGGGGAGCTGGTTCTGAGCCTGCATCCACCACCACAGCATTCTCTACCTAAGGACAGAGAACATGGAACAA GTGGACATCCCCAAAGCAGCCAAGGGTCAGAGAGCAGCTCACTGGAAAATGCCTCCTCTTCCCAGAACACTGTGTGA
- the LOC106598607 gene encoding pollen-specific leucine-rich repeat extensin-like protein 1 isoform X2 gives MVAMQFPLKLYSRYPHGYAACPAILVNMPLPPPGNGPMGFPHFPPPGPIHYPPEAGPINGGRAPFFAPHPPGSDIHPGSYPGELVLSLHPPPQHSLPKDREHGTSGHPQSSQGSESSSLENASSSQNTV, from the exons ATGGTGGCCATGCAGTTCCCCTTGAAGTTGTACTCCCGCTACCCTCATGGCTACGCGGCTTGCCCAGCCATTCTGGTGAACATGCCGCTGCCACCACCAGGGAATGGCCCAATGGGTTTCCCTCACTTTCCACCACCTGGCCCGATCCACTACCCTCCTGAGGCAGGTCCTATAAAC GGTGGCAGAGCGCCATTCTTTGCCCCTCACCCCCCTGGCAGTGACATTCATCCTGGAAGCTACCCGGGGGAGCTGGTTCTGAGCCTGCATCCACCACCACAGCATTCTCTACCTAAGGACAGAGAACATGGAACAA GTGGACATCCCCAAAGCAGCCAAGGGTCAGAGAGCAGCTCACTGGAAAATGCCTCCTCTTCCCAGAACACTGTGTGA